One part of the Actinomycetes bacterium genome encodes these proteins:
- a CDS encoding metal-dependent transcriptional regulator: MNDLIDTTEMYLRTIFELEEEGITPLRARIAERLGQTGPTVSQTVARMERDGLVSVEGDRHLQLSEKGRVLATRVMRKHRLAECLLVDVIGLDWEDVHPEACRWEHVMSEEVERRLLELLHHPTTSPYGNPIPGLEELGEEHPPETDEPLSTLTDVAGEQSRRVAVRRIGEPVQTDAALMARLRRAGVRPGHNVAVRASAGGGLLVGSLSEYVEVDPGTGSHIFVAAASA; the protein is encoded by the coding sequence GTGAACGACCTCATCGACACCACGGAGATGTACCTCCGCACGATCTTCGAGCTGGAGGAGGAGGGCATCACGCCGCTGCGCGCCCGGATCGCCGAGCGATTGGGCCAGACCGGCCCGACCGTGAGCCAGACCGTGGCCCGGATGGAGCGCGACGGTCTGGTCAGCGTCGAGGGGGACCGCCATCTCCAGCTCAGCGAGAAGGGGCGGGTCCTCGCTACCCGGGTCATGCGCAAGCACCGCCTCGCCGAGTGCCTGCTGGTCGACGTGATCGGGCTCGACTGGGAGGACGTGCACCCGGAGGCCTGCCGCTGGGAGCACGTGATGAGCGAGGAGGTCGAGCGGCGCCTGCTCGAGCTGCTGCACCACCCGACGACCTCGCCGTACGGCAACCCGATCCCGGGCCTGGAGGAGCTGGGGGAGGAGCACCCTCCCGAGACTGACGAGCCGCTGAGCACGCTCACCGACGTGGCCGGTGAGCAGTCGCGCCGGGTCGCCGTCCGCCGCATCGGCGAGCCGGTCCAGACCGACGCGGCCCTGATGGCTCGGCTACGGCGGGCGGGCGTACGCCCGGGGCACAACGTCGCCGTCCGCGCCTCCGCCGGTGGCGGGCTGCTGGTGGGGTCACTGTCGGAGTACGTCGAGGTCGACCCCGGGACCGGGTCGCACATCTTCGTGGCCGCCGCCTCCGCGTAG
- a CDS encoding deoxyribodipyrimidine photo-lyase — protein MTSVWWLRRDLRLADNPALLAAAAEGADAVVALFVVDPALWGPAGPVRRAYLQASLRALDAALGGALLVLAGDPEAVVPRVAATAGATGVHVAADFGPYGARRDLAVERALAANGRRLVRTGSPYAVAPPRLRTAGGQPFRVFTPFYRAWCAHGWRAPAADPSASLRFVRPPGDSDWPPRKDVPGVRLPAAGEQAALARWADFRGGGLAGYAQLRDRADLAGTSALSAALRWGEIHPRTLLADLGDQRGHERFRAELAWREFHAHVLAAEPRSAREDLRPEMGRMEYARGPDADAAFAAWAEGRTGFPFVDAGMRQLRREGWMHNRVRMVVASFLVKDLHQSWQRGAREFMRWLRDGDLASNQLSWQWVAGSGTDAAPYFRVFNPVLQGRRHDPEGDYVRRYVPELGDVPGSAVHEPWLLPGGVPPGYPERVVDHAAEREEALARFDAVRRREPRASG, from the coding sequence GTGACCTCGGTCTGGTGGCTGCGCCGTGACCTGCGCCTGGCGGACAACCCCGCCCTGCTCGCCGCGGCGGCCGAGGGCGCGGACGCCGTCGTCGCCCTCTTCGTGGTGGATCCCGCGTTGTGGGGTCCCGCGGGGCCGGTGCGGCGCGCATACCTGCAGGCCTCGCTGCGCGCCCTGGACGCGGCCCTCGGGGGGGCGCTGCTCGTGCTGGCTGGCGACCCGGAGGCGGTGGTGCCCCGAGTCGCCGCCACCGCCGGCGCCACCGGCGTCCACGTCGCCGCCGACTTCGGCCCGTACGGCGCGCGGCGCGACCTCGCCGTCGAGCGCGCCCTGGCCGCCAACGGGCGGCGCCTCGTGCGCACCGGCAGCCCCTACGCCGTCGCGCCCCCACGGCTGCGGACCGCCGGCGGGCAGCCGTTCCGTGTCTTCACTCCCTTCTACCGAGCGTGGTGCGCGCACGGCTGGCGCGCCCCTGCCGCGGACCCGTCCGCGTCGCTGCGCTTCGTGCGCCCTCCCGGCGACTCGGACTGGCCACCTCGGAAGGACGTACCGGGAGTGCGTCTGCCCGCCGCGGGTGAGCAGGCGGCCCTCGCCCGATGGGCCGACTTCCGTGGCGGAGGGCTGGCCGGCTACGCCCAGCTGCGCGACCGGGCGGACCTGGCCGGGACCTCGGCGCTGTCGGCCGCACTGCGCTGGGGGGAGATCCACCCGAGGACCCTGCTCGCCGACCTCGGCGACCAGCGTGGCCACGAGCGCTTCCGCGCCGAGCTCGCCTGGCGGGAGTTCCACGCTCACGTCCTCGCCGCCGAGCCACGCTCGGCGCGCGAGGACCTGCGGCCGGAGATGGGCCGCATGGAGTACGCCCGCGGGCCTGACGCCGACGCGGCGTTCGCCGCGTGGGCGGAGGGACGTACCGGCTTCCCCTTCGTCGACGCGGGGATGCGCCAGCTGCGCCGAGAGGGCTGGATGCACAACCGGGTGCGCATGGTGGTCGCCTCCTTCCTCGTCAAGGACCTCCACCAGTCATGGCAGCGCGGGGCCCGCGAGTTCATGCGCTGGCTGCGCGACGGCGACCTCGCCTCCAACCAGCTGTCGTGGCAGTGGGTCGCCGGGTCGGGCACCGACGCGGCGCCGTATTTCCGGGTGTTCAACCCCGTCCTGCAGGGGCGTCGGCACGATCCGGAGGGTGACTACGTCCGTCGCTACGTCCCCGAGCTCGGCGACGTCCCGGGGAGCGCCGTCCACGAACCGTGGCTGCTGCCCGGGGGCGTACCGCCCGGCTATCCCGAGCGCGTCGTCGACCACGCGGCGGAACGCGAGGAGGCCCTCGCCCGCTTCGACGCGGTACGCCGCCGGGAGCCCCGCGCATCGGGATGA
- a CDS encoding ParA family protein codes for MLVVSVVSLKGGVGKTSVTLGLAGAAWERGASVLVLDLDPQGNATTVLDPLEVRFSASDVLADPRAELLAHAIAQSGWGPSVAVVAADSLLERHNALAGRDSTLHLRIALSGLSGWDVVLIDTPPSLAGLTRNALVAANFALVVTEPSLFALQGAQAALEAIDVVRGDNLRLRPAGIVVNKVRGQSTEHRYRLEELRTAYGDLVLHPPLPDRAAIQQAEGACVPVQAWRSPGARELADAFDDLFDQVMALPSAELGPLLGRDRSTREESR; via the coding sequence GTGCTCGTGGTCAGCGTGGTCAGCCTGAAGGGCGGGGTGGGCAAGACCTCCGTCACGCTCGGGCTGGCCGGCGCGGCCTGGGAGCGCGGCGCCTCGGTCCTCGTGCTCGACCTCGACCCGCAGGGCAACGCCACGACGGTGCTCGACCCGCTGGAGGTCCGCTTCTCGGCCTCCGACGTGCTGGCGGACCCGCGCGCCGAGCTGCTCGCCCACGCGATCGCGCAGAGCGGCTGGGGACCGTCGGTCGCGGTGGTGGCGGCGGACTCGCTGCTGGAACGGCACAACGCCCTCGCCGGGCGCGACTCGACGCTGCACCTGCGCATCGCCTTGTCGGGTCTGTCCGGGTGGGACGTCGTCCTCATCGACACGCCCCCCTCGCTGGCCGGGCTGACGCGCAACGCCCTCGTCGCCGCGAACTTCGCCCTCGTCGTCACCGAGCCCTCGCTGTTCGCGCTGCAGGGTGCGCAGGCGGCGCTGGAGGCGATCGACGTCGTGCGAGGGGACAACCTGCGGCTGCGGCCGGCCGGCATCGTCGTGAACAAGGTGCGCGGCCAGTCGACCGAGCACCGGTACCGCCTGGAGGAGCTGCGTACGGCCTACGGCGACCTCGTGCTGCACCCGCCGCTGCCCGACCGAGCAGCGATCCAGCAGGCGGAGGGCGCGTGCGTCCCCGTCCAGGCATGGCGGTCGCCGGGGGCGCGGGAGCTGGCGGACGCCTTCGACGACCTCTTCGACCAGGTGATGGCGCTGCCCTCCGCCGAGCTGGGCCCGCTGCTCGGACGTGACCGCTCCACGCGCGAGGAGTCCCGATGA
- a CDS encoding UdgX family uracil-DNA binding protein (This protein belongs to the uracil DNA glycosylase superfamily, members of which act in excision repair of DNA. However, it belongs more specifically to UdgX branch, whose founding member was found to bind uracil in DNA (where it does not belong), without cleaving it, appears to promote DNA repair by a pathway involving RecA, rather than base excision.): MNAEPPPGASLTGLREAARTCTACELFEGTTQTVFSVGSATARLALVGEQPGDVEDRRGIPFVGPAGQVLDRALGEVGIERGQTYVTNAVKHFRFSQDAPGRRRIHQTPELRHLTSCKPWLVAELALVDPEVVVLLGATAAKSLLGPDFRVTRSRGVLLPRAGRADEPAAVHAGWLLATIHPSAVLRADDPDVAYAGFVADLRVAIGALSPAA, encoded by the coding sequence GTGAACGCCGAGCCGCCGCCGGGCGCGTCCCTGACGGGCCTGCGCGAGGCGGCGCGCACGTGCACCGCGTGCGAGCTCTTCGAGGGCACGACGCAGACGGTGTTCTCGGTGGGGTCGGCGACGGCCCGGCTGGCCCTCGTCGGCGAGCAGCCGGGAGACGTGGAGGACCGGCGGGGAATCCCGTTCGTCGGCCCCGCCGGACAGGTGCTGGACCGGGCCCTGGGCGAGGTGGGGATCGAGCGCGGTCAGACGTACGTCACCAACGCGGTCAAGCACTTCCGATTCAGCCAGGACGCCCCGGGCCGTCGACGCATCCACCAGACTCCCGAGCTTCGGCACCTCACCTCGTGCAAGCCGTGGCTGGTCGCCGAGCTCGCCCTCGTCGACCCCGAGGTGGTGGTGCTGCTCGGCGCGACGGCCGCCAAGTCGCTCCTCGGCCCGGACTTCCGCGTCACCCGCTCCCGCGGCGTGCTGCTGCCCCGAGCCGGGCGGGCCGACGAGCCGGCCGCCGTCCACGCGGGGTGGCTGCTCGCGACGATCCACCCCTCGGCCGTGCTGCGCGCCGACGACCCAGACGTGGCGTACGCCGGCTTCGTCGCCGACCTCCGCGTGGCGATCGGCGCGCTGAGCCCCGCCGCATGA
- a CDS encoding MFS transporter, with amino-acid sequence MSEATEGERQEGRGPGWLAGVVADVTPLRISAPYRRLWLGTSVSVIGQQMTVVAVAIQVYAITQSSFHVGLIGAFALVPLVVFGLYGGAIADAVERRRLILITQVGLMLLSVVLFVQATAGTDSVWLLYVIIAFQSGFFAVNNPARNAIIPRLVGLDQLPAANALSQVTMNLGLTVGPLLGGVLIGATGGVRVAYGVDVVTYLVAVYAAWRLPPVPPLVAEGESPASARGRAGLASVLEGLRFLRTRTNLLMSFLVDIVAMVFGMPRALFPAVAGEFYGGGAGVVGLLSAAPAVGALLGALFSGRLPGVRWQGRAVLVAITVWGFAIAVFGLTSTLWVGLLLLAVAGCADMVSAVFRSTILQVATPDALRGRLQGVFVVVVAGGPRLGDVESGAVAALFGERVSIVSGGLLCVAGIGLLTALFPRFAHYDGRHPEP; translated from the coding sequence GTGAGCGAGGCCACCGAGGGAGAACGCCAGGAGGGGCGGGGACCGGGGTGGCTCGCCGGCGTGGTCGCCGACGTCACCCCGCTGCGGATCTCCGCGCCCTACCGCCGATTGTGGCTGGGCACGAGCGTGTCGGTCATCGGCCAGCAGATGACCGTCGTCGCGGTGGCCATCCAGGTGTACGCCATCACGCAGTCGTCGTTCCACGTCGGGCTGATCGGCGCGTTCGCGCTCGTGCCGCTCGTGGTGTTCGGGCTGTACGGGGGCGCGATCGCTGACGCCGTGGAGCGGCGGCGGCTGATCCTCATCACCCAGGTCGGGCTGATGCTGCTGTCGGTGGTGCTGTTCGTGCAGGCCACCGCGGGCACGGACTCGGTGTGGCTCCTCTACGTGATCATCGCCTTCCAGTCCGGCTTCTTCGCCGTGAACAACCCTGCGCGCAACGCGATCATCCCCCGCCTCGTCGGCCTCGACCAGCTGCCCGCGGCCAACGCGCTGTCGCAGGTGACGATGAACCTCGGGTTGACCGTCGGGCCCCTGCTGGGCGGTGTGCTGATCGGGGCCACGGGAGGGGTGCGCGTCGCGTACGGCGTCGACGTCGTGACCTATCTCGTCGCGGTCTACGCCGCGTGGCGGCTGCCGCCGGTCCCACCCCTCGTCGCGGAGGGCGAGTCACCGGCATCGGCACGCGGGCGGGCGGGCCTCGCGTCGGTGTTGGAGGGGCTGCGGTTCCTGCGCACGCGGACGAACCTGCTCATGTCCTTCCTCGTCGACATCGTCGCGATGGTCTTCGGGATGCCGCGAGCGCTGTTCCCCGCCGTGGCGGGGGAGTTCTACGGCGGCGGCGCGGGAGTCGTCGGTCTGCTGTCGGCGGCGCCCGCGGTCGGTGCGCTACTCGGCGCCCTCTTCTCGGGGCGGCTGCCCGGGGTGCGCTGGCAGGGCCGGGCGGTGCTCGTGGCGATCACGGTGTGGGGCTTCGCGATCGCCGTCTTCGGACTCACCTCGACACTGTGGGTCGGCCTGCTGCTCCTGGCGGTGGCGGGCTGCGCGGACATGGTGAGCGCGGTGTTCCGGTCGACGATCCTGCAGGTGGCGACCCCCGACGCGCTTCGTGGACGCCTGCAGGGGGTGTTCGTCGTCGTGGTCGCCGGCGGCCCCCGGCTCGGGGACGTCGAGTCCGGTGCGGTGGCGGCGCTGTTCGGTGAGCGGGTCTCCATCGTCAGCGGTGGGCTGCTGTGCGTGGCCGGGATCGGCCTGCTTACCGCCCTCTTCCCACGCTTCGCCCACTATGACGGCCGGCACCCCGAGCCCTGA
- the pdxH gene encoding pyridoxamine 5'-phosphate oxidase, with the protein MTNAAPGPAVDLAALRIAYADRGLSEGDLAADPLDQLARWLDDAVASRIPEPNAMVVATVDPDGRPSARIVLLKGLDPDGLVFYTNLDSHKGRSIAHEPRVALVLPWYAIGRQVRVEGSASPVSREETQAYFDTRPWGSQIGAWASPQSTVVPGREDLERRWAEAAARFPEGTRVPAPDRWGGLRVTPEVVEFWQGRPDRMHDRLRYRRTATTWVVERLAP; encoded by the coding sequence GTGACCAACGCCGCTCCCGGCCCCGCCGTCGACCTGGCGGCGCTGCGGATCGCCTACGCCGACCGCGGCCTGAGCGAGGGCGACCTGGCTGCGGACCCGCTCGACCAGCTCGCCCGCTGGCTCGACGACGCGGTGGCGTCGCGGATCCCGGAGCCCAACGCGATGGTGGTCGCCACGGTCGATCCCGACGGCCGGCCGAGCGCGCGCATCGTGCTCCTCAAGGGCCTCGACCCTGACGGGCTGGTGTTCTACACCAACCTCGACTCCCACAAGGGCCGGTCCATCGCCCACGAGCCACGGGTGGCGCTGGTCCTGCCGTGGTACGCGATCGGCCGTCAGGTCCGCGTCGAGGGCTCGGCGTCCCCGGTCTCCCGCGAGGAGACCCAGGCCTACTTCGACACCCGCCCCTGGGGCTCACAGATCGGGGCGTGGGCGAGCCCCCAGTCCACGGTCGTCCCCGGCCGGGAGGACCTCGAGCGGCGTTGGGCGGAGGCGGCCGCCCGCTTCCCCGAAGGCACCCGCGTGCCCGCTCCCGATCGGTGGGGCGGGTTGCGCGTGACCCCCGAGGTGGTCGAGTTCTGGCAAGGCCGCCCGGACCGCATGCACGACCGGTTGCGCTACCGGCGTACCGCGACGACCTGGGTCGTCGAGCGGCTCGCACCGTGA
- a CDS encoding citrate synthase 2, with product MAEFVPGLEGVVAFETQIAEPDREGSALRYRGVDIEDLVGRVSYGQVWGLLVDAEFNPGLPPAEPFPIPVHSGDIRVDVQAAIATLAPAWGLRPLLDIDDDEARENLAHVSVMAMSFVAQSARGLGLPMVPQQRIDEARTIVERFMIRWRGEPDPKHVQAVDAYFVSAAEHGMNASTFTARVIASTGADVAAAISGAVGALSGPLHGGAPSRVLGMIEEIERRGDARAYVREVLDKGERLMGFGHRVYRAEDPRARVLRRTARELGAPRYEVAEALERAALDELRERRPDRVLETNVEFWAAIILDFAQVPSHMFTSMFSCARLAGWSAHILEQKRTGRLIRPSARYVGPGPRRPEDVPGWDPFIVQPSGYQPKPL from the coding sequence ATGGCGGAGTTCGTACCGGGTCTCGAGGGTGTCGTCGCGTTCGAGACCCAGATCGCGGAGCCGGACCGCGAGGGCAGCGCGCTGCGCTACCGCGGGGTCGACATCGAGGACCTGGTCGGCCGCGTGTCCTACGGACAGGTCTGGGGTCTCCTCGTCGACGCGGAGTTCAACCCCGGCCTGCCGCCCGCCGAGCCGTTCCCGATCCCCGTGCACTCCGGGGACATCCGGGTCGACGTCCAGGCGGCCATCGCGACGCTGGCGCCGGCCTGGGGCCTGCGCCCGCTGCTCGACATCGACGACGACGAGGCGCGGGAGAACCTGGCCCACGTCTCGGTGATGGCGATGTCCTTCGTCGCGCAGTCGGCGCGCGGCCTCGGCCTGCCGATGGTGCCGCAGCAGCGCATCGACGAGGCCCGTACGATCGTCGAGCGGTTCATGATCCGCTGGCGCGGCGAGCCGGACCCCAAGCACGTGCAGGCGGTGGACGCCTACTTCGTCTCGGCTGCCGAGCACGGCATGAACGCCTCCACGTTCACCGCCCGCGTGATCGCCTCGACCGGCGCCGACGTGGCCGCGGCGATCTCCGGTGCGGTCGGGGCGCTCAGCGGTCCCCTGCACGGTGGTGCCCCGTCCCGTGTCCTCGGGATGATCGAGGAGATCGAGCGGCGCGGCGATGCCCGAGCCTACGTCCGCGAGGTGCTGGACAAGGGCGAGCGGCTCATGGGCTTCGGCCACCGGGTCTACCGCGCCGAGGACCCCCGGGCCCGGGTCCTGCGCCGGACCGCGCGGGAGCTCGGCGCGCCGCGCTACGAGGTCGCGGAGGCGCTCGAGAGGGCGGCCCTCGACGAGCTGCGCGAGCGGCGCCCGGACCGGGTACTCGAGACCAACGTCGAGTTCTGGGCCGCGATCATCCTCGACTTCGCCCAGGTGCCCTCGCACATGTTCACGTCGATGTTCAGCTGCGCCCGGCTGGCCGGATGGAGTGCGCACATCCTCGAGCAGAAGCGCACGGGGCGCCTCATCCGCCCCTCGGCCCGCTACGTCGGTCCGGGCCCACGCCGTCCCGAGGACGTCCCCGGGTGGGACCCGTTCATCGTGCAGCCGTCCGGCTACCAGCCGAAACCGCTCTGA
- the serC gene encoding phosphoserine transaminase codes for MALDPTAIQIPADIKPSDGRFGSGPSKVRPAQVEALAAVATTYLGTSHRQKTVRAQVQRLREGLAQLFSLPEGYEVVLGNGGSTAFWDAATFGLIQDRAQFLSFGEFGSKFAAAAKAAPHLGDPTIVTSAPGDAPDFHAEAGVDVYATPHNETSTGVAITPRRVAGADEGSLLVVDATSAAGGLPVDVAETDAYYFAPQKCFASDGGLWIALLSPAAVARIARIQESGRWTPAFLDLQVAVDNSRLEQTYNTPALATIFLAAEQTDWFNEQGGLAWCVQRTAESSSTLYTWAEKTDYTTPYVSDPAKRSAVVGTIDFDDAVDATVVAKALRANGIVDVEPYRKLGRNQLRVAMFPAVEPSDVAALTACVDHVVASL; via the coding sequence ATGGCTCTCGACCCGACCGCGATCCAGATCCCCGCCGACATCAAGCCGTCCGACGGGCGCTTCGGCTCCGGACCGAGCAAGGTCCGGCCCGCCCAGGTGGAAGCCCTCGCCGCCGTCGCGACGACCTACCTCGGGACCTCGCACCGGCAGAAGACCGTGCGCGCGCAGGTGCAGCGGCTGCGCGAGGGGCTGGCCCAGCTCTTCTCGCTTCCCGAGGGCTACGAGGTCGTGCTGGGCAACGGCGGGTCGACGGCGTTCTGGGACGCGGCGACCTTCGGCCTGATTCAGGACCGCGCGCAGTTCCTGTCCTTCGGTGAGTTCGGCTCCAAGTTCGCCGCCGCGGCGAAGGCCGCGCCGCACCTTGGGGACCCGACCATCGTCACGTCCGCGCCCGGCGACGCGCCGGACTTCCACGCGGAGGCCGGCGTCGACGTGTACGCCACGCCGCACAACGAGACCTCGACAGGTGTGGCAATCACGCCGCGAAGGGTCGCGGGCGCGGACGAGGGTTCGCTCCTGGTGGTCGACGCCACCTCGGCCGCGGGTGGCCTGCCGGTGGACGTCGCCGAGACCGACGCGTACTACTTCGCCCCGCAGAAGTGCTTCGCCTCCGACGGCGGCCTGTGGATCGCCCTGCTGAGCCCAGCGGCGGTCGCGCGGATCGCACGCATCCAGGAGTCAGGGCGGTGGACGCCGGCCTTCCTCGACCTGCAGGTCGCCGTGGACAACAGCCGGCTCGAGCAGACGTACAACACTCCCGCCCTGGCCACGATCTTCCTCGCCGCGGAGCAGACCGACTGGTTCAACGAGCAGGGCGGCCTGGCCTGGTGCGTGCAGCGCACCGCGGAGTCGAGCTCGACGCTGTACACCTGGGCCGAGAAGACCGACTACACGACGCCGTACGTCTCCGACCCCGCGAAGCGCTCGGCGGTCGTCGGCACCATCGACTTCGACGACGCCGTCGACGCGACGGTCGTGGCGAAGGCGTTGCGTGCCAACGGGATCGTGGACGTCGAGCCGTACCGCAAGCTCGGCCGCAACCAGCTGCGCGTGGCCATGTTCCCGGCGGTCGAGCCGAGCGACGTCGCCGCCCTCACGGCGTGCGTCGACCACGTGGTCGCCTCGCTCTGA